CGCATGTGCACTTAATGCGTAGAAATCTACAATGCGTTGTTTAATAAATTGGTTCCAGCCAGATTTTCAAATACTGAAATTAGCGATAAAAATACGGCTCCTACTGCGCAAGTGCATTAGCAGAAATATGGCCAATATTGCCCTCAGATGTTTTGTACAGGATTCCTATGGACAAAGCCCgaggaggaaaagaaaatcCATGATTTTTAGTGTGTTCAATCATGCATCTACAAAAATTGGGAAACTGACCAGTAAGACACCAACAGtatcttgaaagaaaaattgcagATCTATGATGGTCTTTGGAATAACTAATATGatgtatttgaaatattgtttattgaTGTAGGTTATTTACATACGTTCAGATTCATACACAGACTTGACTATTCTACCAGTGGAGCTCTGTGTATTGCACTCAATAAGAATGCTGCAGCCATCGCTATGAAGTATTTCAAGGACCGGAGAGTCACTAAGGAATATCTTGCACTAGTAAGAAAGATTTATAGTAGAACTAAgtggaaattttgaaaataatcgTCACCTTCCTGCACAAAGCCATTAGTGTTGCCTTCCTGCACAAAGACCGTTAGCACGCACTGCACGTCGCCTTCCCCTGGAAGGGCCGTTATCGTGAAGTGAACAGTACGCGCTAATGGCGTTTGTGCCGGAAGGCGACACGCAGTGCGCGCTAATGGCCTTGTGTGGGAAGGCTACGTAATGTTATATAGTTAATTAATTTTCTAATGATGCACATTTATACTTCTtgcatgaattttaaaattgaatcaTATTATCTGGACACTTCTGATTGCTTTAACCCTAAaataacgggggggggggggggggggggggggtggttgggCTGACTTTGAAGTATTTTACAATGCCTGGGGATGCTGTTCAAAAATTGGTTGAATtggttttattgtctcacctgtgaagcagagtgagactataggcgccacttttccgacagcggcgtggcatcaacaccaaatcttaaccgaaggtttactttttgaaatgccatcaatacttaaaaaatatatggacctagtccATGAAACTTGGAGTTTCAAGtaatatgaccaaggtcaaaggtcatttaaggtaaaaaaaaaatggccaagttgggggtatttgttgaattactatcataactttgaaattttattgttctagttcataaaacttggacagaagagtaatcaagtatcactgaacatcctgtgtgaatttcaggtcacatgaccactgaatgaatgaattttggccatgttggggatatctgttgaattaccatcacaactttgaaactttatggatctgattcatgaaacttggacatacatgtaagagtaatcaagtatcactgaacatcctgtgtgagtttcaggtcgcatgatcaaggtccaatgtcatttattgtcaatgaacgtagtattgtatcattatataaatggtattttttgtgaataattattttatagtagttttcaaagttagtactgctgctatattgaatcgagTGATGCTGGTGAGACTGCTTGTTCTGTGATTGCTTTAGTTGCATCTAGTGCCTAAGTTGCATCTTGTCTataataaattatgataaagtGCATTAGACTATACAATCAAACCTTCCTTGGTGGTCACCTTAAGAGTACGAATGCCTGTCTATACAGACCACAACTTTTTGTTTCCATTTTGGATACCCTTTTCCCCATAGAAACATGTATTAAAGGTGTCCGTAAACATCCCCTGGTTTTCCTAAAACCATAAGTTACAAATGACTTGGGCTTGGCATacaactggtgaccctttcttgtactGCAAGATAGTTTGTAAAATTGTGTTTAAAGTTGTGGGTAAAATTGtgcataaagtcattcgtaGTGATGTTTGTTATTATACAAACAGCTACATGAATTATTCACCTTTGTTCTCCCTCTGCAATCTTTAAAGAAAAGTCTAACATTATTGTTCGGTTTCGTTAACcgtaaggtcagaggtcatgtTGCGGAGGACACCATGATGATTGCCAAGGCCATCTACCCTAACCCTCAAGAAGACCTGAAGCATATGATGAAGGTTGATGACGGTGACTGTCCACCAGGAACCAAGCTCCTCGGTGCTCTGACCAGACTGAAAGTCCTAGAGAGAGGGGAATATGACCAGGAACCTGCTACCAAGCTCTTATTACAACTACACACAGGCAAGTAACAGTCCCCAACACTGGTAGCACAATGAGCCAAAATTTGAAGTGGCTCGACATGCTCTGTAGGCCAAACTTCCACAAAAGTTGCGCGAGTGAGCAGAATTTTATCCattaaatgaaagaataaaaaataaaattttgcatgactttcataaatgatttccttttgttttttattgattgttttAAAAACCAGGTCCCAAATAGTTACCAAGAATGACATCATCCAACGACTGATGCAGCaatattgagaaaaataagcTTCTCAGCCAGTCAATACAGAACATAATTTTGGTGAAATCCCCTTTGCGTGGATTCTTTGAATTTACCTGTGGCTATTTATGCCTTTAAAATCAGATTTAAAACACATGTTTTACCCaaagtttcttttttataacaaaatctTCCTGTGTCACTCTCGATCCAGGTGAGGTAAAAGGGTATGTCTTGGGAATTATTGCCACACATGGCAGCTAGAAACGGATAAGAATTGCTTGTATTACCAGTGGCCTGTTTCATGAAGGGTTTATACCTATTGTACAGTAattttgccattatggtaaccttgattgtgatttgCTGCTAAGCCTTGTTTTCATAATGATGGTGAAGTTACATTAGTTGGAacactttatgaaacaggccagGTGAATGACTACCAGCACTAGCACTGTTCAAAAGCACTCTGACCTACTTATCATATACCTTCTCAAATATCTCCTCTGTTGTAGGACGGAGGCACCAACTCCGCGTCCATTGCCAGAGCATCGGCCATCCTATCGTTGGAGACTACACCTATAGCATGAGGAAAGACGTGAGTCCCTACCGTATGATGCTACTTGCCCATAAACTGCACATATCGCTTCCAGGTGAAGACATCGATGTAACGGCAGAAGACGTGTTCAAACCAGACAAAGATCCCAAATGGATCCCATACCATGATGATAGGTAGCGTTTGCATGGGTGTGGTAGAAGCCATGTTCATACCAGACATGGATTCTATACTATGTTGATATGTAGTGTATGAATTGGTATGGTAGATGTGTTAACACCAGATAGGGATCCTGAATGGATATCCTACCACAATGGAGAGTATTGTATAAATACGATATGTGGTATGGTATGGTATGAGATCGCAAGTGGATCACATACCACGATGATAGGTAACGTATGAATGAGTGGTAGAAGGCATGTTCATACCAGACAAGGATCCCAGATGGATCCCAAGATGATGTGTAGCATATGAAT
This genomic window from Lytechinus variegatus isolate NC3 chromosome 10, Lvar_3.0, whole genome shotgun sequence contains:
- the LOC121422512 gene encoding RNA pseudouridylate synthase domain-containing protein 1-like, coding for MVNSLLNRVQVFLRWKYSYFWRVIIGMNSPAGIEDIKILYKSKNFVVVDKHYDVKINSNDPKDAITVATQLAHLHPELVDESLPHSFRFIHRLDYSTSGALCIALNKNAAAIAMKYFKDRRVTKEYLALVRGHVAEDTMMIAKAIYPNPQEDLKHMMKVDDGDCPPGTKLLGALTRLKVLERGEYDQEPATKLLLQLHTGRRHQLRVHCQSIGHPIVGDYTYSMRKDVSPYRMMLLAHKLHISLPGEDIDVTAEDVFKPDKDPKWIPYHDDR